CCTAAAAATGCATCTATattcagaaaaatacaaatacatgtttttgccaagatacacacacagcatattcctgacatggctgcttcaacactaactgtggttgaTTGAACCATGCCCTCTTTATTTGCGTGAACATTTCGacagcattacgcaaatatttccacatagtgacatagacatgtgggggcgtgtttgaatgagctgttctagggggtgtggcagagtcgtaactttgataaagaacatctccttggatttgagactttagtctttgcaactttacagatcttcttcatgcaccaagagcttgtaacacaccaaagagaaagaaaaacttgaaatcgcattatatgacccctttaaaaaatgtaattctgccatcatttttTCACCTTTGTGTGTGACTTACTTTCATCCATAAAAACACAAAAGGCGATAAGCATAATGTTCATGCTGCACTGTCCGACACAATGAGAGTATATAGGAACACACACTGTAAAGATTTAAAAGTGCAAAAAGGCACCAACAAAAGAACATAGTCGTTATAAAAGTATTAGTACAATGGGTTGCAATGAGTGTCTTTAAAGTGATTTTATTAAAAGCCTCTTTCAAGAAACACACAAAGcaacaaacacatgacatttaaaTGACATGTACAAATAGGGTTTTCAAATCATGCACCCACTACATTACAATGTCATAGCAACAAGTTCATTATCATAATCAGCTTCATCAATGGCATTAATCTTACATGTTACCAAATAAATGACTCCTATAAATCACACTTAGttctgtttttttggggggggttctACATTCTCCCAAACCCAAAGTAAACTAGTAAAAGTGAACAACAATGGCTATAAAATAAAGGCAGCACGTATCATTCATATCTACggcatggtaaaattaataaatcatcttgaaatgaacaaaaataaacttcAGACACACTTCAGACACTGAAATTTGAGGAAGTAACCTCCAGTATACCTTCATCCTTACCTTATAAACATAATCTCTTCTTGTCTGTGCAGTAACGGTCCCTGGAGGCTACATCCTATAAAATACAAGCCCTATTGCATGAAATGTAGGCCACATATTATCATAGTGGTAAACTACCTCTTTAGTAGAAACCATCTTGCATTGCTTCACACCATAGtgacatctatttttttttctaacattaagGATATAAAGGTAAACAAGGACTTGACTGTTTGTATATGGAACATTTTGTACTGTAGGCAAAGGTAACAACATCATGGAATCGAACGGAGCAGCTAAAGGCAACACATGCTTCAATATTAGATATTATTGTACAGATGCACCACACGTGGCGCCCTACATGGGGTAGCACCAGGGATATGTTCAGAACATTAATTATTTCAGACCTGGGATAAATGTATGAATATCAACAAAAAAAGAAGGCTTTTAAAGAACTTTGAAAAGGAAAATAAGTGAGAGTAGATAGGTTCACATTAATGTTTGGATGCCGGTAaactaaaaagttattaaaagaaaagtaaataaattggggaaacacttaaaaaaaaagtcataaaaaagtAAGGTTTTAATTTCTCCCTAAAGGCACAGTGATAGAGTAATAACGCTCCATTAGAGGACAACTGTATGACTACAAGTGGAACTTAATTGTGTTCTATAATTAAATCTTATAATGAGGTTTGTCCTCTGGTGGAGTCTGACATTTTATCATCCTTCAGTACAACCAGGTTAGCTGCCATAAACGGTGCGTTAGCCTGTTTCTTCAGGCCTGATGTAGCAGGTTATAATATTGCTTGCTGGACTGCCCAAAAAAGCCTAAGCGAAAAGCATCCCAcaacttatttttaataaattctaaaataataaaattacaccaTGCAGCAACTAAAACATTTAGCTTtcagtaaaattttaaatattaaatggcaTTCATGCAAAACCGTTGTCATGTACGTGCCTTCATGCATTCTGAAACATTTCCGAAGTAAAACATAAAAGGAGTTATTCGTCAGAATGTCCAAGGTGCCTTTTTCcctacaatggaagtgaatggtgcATTGCTTTTTTTCTGCCCATTCCACACAGGTAGCAATAGAATGGCTTTATACATCTCGGAATACAGCGCACAAGTCATTTGTCTTTTTCAGAAATTTACAGCCTCTGGTCCCCATCCACTTTCATAGTACGGAACATTCTGACAAACATGACGCAAATagtgcaggtttggaacaacatgatggtgagtaaatgaatgaaaattctaaaacagaatgtacatttttggatgaactaatgtTTAACTACAACTGACAGCAAGTGGTGTATCTACTAGGGGTGCACAGAAAccacttttgttttaataatttgaatagcaagatagatagatagatagatagatagatagatagatagatagatagatagatagatagatagatagatagatagatagatagagcaacTTTATGAGTACCCATTTGGACCAGTTCCAAAATATAAGTACTGACACATCCCTAGCATATACTAACTAACCAAGCTAGCTTTATCCCAGGTCTGTATTGTCAATGCCAGCGCCCAGTTGGACCTGCAGACAACACGGGACAAGCTCAAGGGCCAACAACATGCAGTCACCAACATAAGACACGTGGTCCCGGACTGTGTCATTTGAGAGTGCGAAAGAGGGTTTCATCAACCAAGGCAATCtgttatatttggtatttttTAAACCCACTTAGTGTAAAAGTCTCTAAATGGTATTTGAACTCCTCCAATCAAGTTCTGAGGGAAACTACCTCTGGTAAACGGccccaaaaatacagtaactatAACATGAAACACAAACTATTGTAGTCAGAAGGCAAATATTAGAAGGTACTTCTCTAAGTGGGGAATTGAGTATGTGGAAGGTTTAACGTACAGTACCATACTACAGATGCAGTGCTCAGCATTCATACTTGAGTCGGTTTAGAGTCTCAGCAGACAACTGGATCAGAGCGGAGTTCAAGCAGAAGGAAATAACTTAACTGTCCTCAGAATTTTGCAGCTTGGTGCATATAAATAGAGTCACGTCTACGCCCGTGTGATACAGCGAGCTTCACAATGACTTGGGTTCTTCATCAGCAAAAGTTCTTCGTTAGCACGGGAGAAGGTTGGTGAGATCAATGCATGGGTTGGATGCCTAAATGGGCATATTGCCACATCAAGTGTTATCTATCAAGTGCGTGAGCGGATCTTCACCCACACTGGCTAAACTTCCAAAGCATCATGTGTTCGGTATCCCAATGAAAACGGACATCAAAAGATTACAAATGTCTTGGTGCAACATCTCGAGTCCAAGAAAGCTGTTGAGATCAACATTTCTAGGGTGGATTCTGAGCTTTAGGTCTGGAGATATGGAAATGGTGGTCTCTACAGGACTGGAGGTGATAAGACAAGGTGCAATTACTTGGGGGGAGGGGGGAAAAGGCTGTGGAAAGACAGGATCACTGGGgaaaaaagagggggaaaaaagcatGAAGTACTACAAAACCATAATAACATGTTGTTTAAAAAGAACAGGTCAAGGAAAGCAATTCtgcctttaaatattatttcaatatatcttaatttcacccaaaaaatacattttaatttcatcacCGGCAACTATTTTAGGGTGCGTGAATATCATTTTGGCAAGTTATTATGGGGTTTAGTGGgcagatattttttattgtagACATTTAGGGGGAACTTTCAAGAGGCAGCTGTGGTGGGACAGGGTGGTTTATCAGCTTGGCAAGGGGAGGAGGGTTCAGCTCCTGACTGGCAGAATTCCTTGATGGTGACTGTGAGAAGGTTTGTAGTGACGTCAGTCACGACTACATTGGCACAGCTGGGTGCCATTTCAGGGTGCCAATCGGGATCCCCCTCTTTTGGCACCCTGTTTTCCTCAGGAAGTGGGGTAGTAGTGCAGTCACTAACCTGACAGACCGAAGCTCGACCCACCTGGGTTCGATGTCGAAGTTTCCGTTTTCCACCTCGAGAAATGGCGAGATTTGGAGAGCCCTGGTCTTCGTCTTCAATAGAGGATGACGGGGAGGTCGAATAGGAGGGTGAGGAAGGGAGGAATGGTGCAGAGCTGGACTTTGGGTGAGGTTGGGAGGCATCTTGGGAACATGTTGAGGCTGCAGAGTCCAATTTAGTTGGGGCTTCAGGTTGAGTCGCTTGTTTCTGAGGTGAAGGGGGGCTGTTGTTAGACCCACTGGAGCTGGATGGAGAAGGTGGAGGCTGATATTGAAACTTCTGTGTACTAGCAGAGGAATGGCTATCACAGCAGCCTCCACCTCTCTGATTGACTCCGGTGTTGGATCCTTCATTGGCCATGGAGGACATTGACCCACAGGGGTTAAGCCCAAATGGTTGGCCATACATCGGGAAGCCTAACATCTTCATAGGATGCTGGAAAGGCCTGTAAGGCATGTCCCCATGCTTTTTCCCAATGATGCGATTCCGGGATGGGATTTTTGCCCGCCCCGTGAACGACTGTGGTGTCCTTCTACTTGCTACGCCACTGTTTTCAGATTTGTCAATGACCTTCAGGTTCAAGATTATGCGTCCTCGCTTAACCTCCCGCGGTTTGACCCTGCGGTTGAGGATGCGGACAGTTTCAGAGAATGGAGAGATGGGAGGACGGGATGAGGATGTGGACCCCCTGGGGTTGCCTAGGGGGTCAGGTCGTGGCAAAGGTCGCCGAGACATCCTATGACAACGATGGATGTCTTTCTTCAGTTTATGAGCAGCGGCAAGAGAGTGCACTCTGGGGGTTGGAGCAGTGTTGTAGGAAGAAGATAATGAAGGCTGAGGAGGAGCTGCACTTGCAGAAGTGGAAGAGGCGGGAGGCTTCGCTGTGGTGCGAGGTGGAGTGCGTTGGGTATTTGAGCTCCGAGGTCTATCACCAGCCTGTGCCCGTGCCTAGATAGGTGGAGAGCAAATATGACTGGGAGGTACTAAAACATCAGactaaaagtttatttatatgttatgaaATGGAGATCATGTATAAGATTCATTTCAAAGAACGTTTTAAGAAACTTCCAACCTTTAGTACAAAGTTTTTTGGTTTAGGTCCACGTTTCTTTGGGCCATAAAGTTCCTGCTCCCTCTCCCTATGAATTGTAGGACAGCACCATTTAAGCCAAGGAAAATATGACATCACTTAAGCGTCAAGCCCAAACCATAACAATCAAAATGGAAGGCTTTGAAGCATAATGCAAGTCATCTTTGTTTAAAAATCCACCAGAGAGGCTAGTTTCCAGTCAAACTGGCAGCATAAAGCTGCAAAAATAAATCAagcgagcaaaaaaaaaagagaacaaatgaAAACGAACTGTTGGGCATCTATATACATACTTTATGaggaataaatatttttgttctcTACATTTTCTAACTTTATATAGAAATACAGTTTTAAGAGTTAAGTCTTTAAGTGATACTTACTTTTGCTCAAAGGCTGTGATGAGTCGATCATCCAAGATGTTCTCCTCTGGTTCCCATGTGCTGTGTCTACGTTGCAAAAACATTTGAAGTCTTTTAAATGGTTACAGGTATTAATGAAATATCaactttttcttttctccatCAAGATTTTACTATCAGTTTAAAaagttgtttatttatatatgctgTATTTTTACAGTAGTGCATTTTTGAAGTTCTTTTGATTAGTCCCATGATGTGTACAATTGTCCATAGCATCAAATCAGTTAATTAAACCTGCATGCTAGTGTTGTCCAAACACCTGGTACTTCGGTaacaagtcggtactaaaaaaagtgaaaatgttacGGTACCAGGTttttttaagtaccggtggtaccgaatACCCGGTCAACCTGGTTCTTGATGCACTATCCGAAATGTGCACTCTTCATAAAACTGAAAGAGTTCAAGCAGGTTAGTTTCATTGTGTTTCCCATACAGTGATTTATTTGtgacaatatcaaaactgacagcCACAAACAGATTTTCCAGAAGGCTTTgacttcgttaaataaacataagcACTGCGCGAGTCAAAGATGAAACCTGGTtagggtgtttttatatcagtctatttctgaaggaaaccgACGGTCTTCTGAAAATTatggatgtcattttcatttcatcttgcctgTAGTGCCTGAGCAGTATTAGTGAGCGCAACACTTATTTGATTACAGCCGTTACTTTGAAAACCTCTCTCTCCTGCTCTAcaagcacctcctgctggcagagaataaatgttcatatatatatgcCACCACAAATAGAGTGCGAGTCTGTTCTTTTGTGAATactattcaatattttaatttgaatgtcggATTAAAATGAACACTGTCATTAGAGTAGTTGATCGTTAGCATAAGAGCGACTAACGCTAATTTAAGGAGCATTAGAATGAAGTttctttattaactatttaatgcTCCTATAACTTTTATtagggtaaaaaaaacaaaaaaaacaggacaacatgatgatatttactatttttacacAGAAAGGGCTTTTAAATGAATAGTGAATCTAAAATATGCGTGTTAGGGAATGTACAAATGGTTAACAATGTGTCTTATCAATCAGAAAAGCAGTTGTTCTTTTTTAGCTAACTTTGTTGTTATACTTGGATTTTAAAATTCAACAGCCCTTCAGAttaaatatgtacacagtttGGATTAAATGAAAGCatagttacattttttaattagcatgtttttgtgttttgctttggtaccgaaattggttcCCGAGAACCATGGAATTTCACTGGTaccaaatactgaaattttggtaccctGACAACGCTACTGCATGCATAATAATAACATCAAgtcaaaaatgtaattgaaaatagGTTTAGAAATGTAGTTAGAAGTATGTCAAgtcaaaaacatgtttgactTTTCAGCTACCCACAATGCAATTCTGCACTGATAAGGCCTGTTTCACAATGCATGCCAAAGTgacactttctattcattaaatcaGAATGAATGTAGCTCTGGATTGAGTCCATTTGTTGTCATTTACTTACCATTTGGGTGGAAGCATGATCCTTATGTAAATTAGACTTGACAAtcaagtttaaaataaatgttgtaaccATTTTAGAATTCATGGCAGTTATTAAAGGAATTATTCAAAGCAGTAACACACAAATCACATTATTTTACAGCATGTGGAGCTGCAGCTGCGTTACGCTTTGCTTACACACACACTACTTGTGCACAAACTGTGAAACAGACATTAAGTGAAACCAAAGAAAGTCCCTTTCCACTCGAACTACAGCAAAAGTTAGA
This DNA window, taken from Carassius auratus strain Wakin chromosome 22, ASM336829v1, whole genome shotgun sequence, encodes the following:
- the cbx6a gene encoding chromobox protein homolog 6a isoform X3; the protein is MELSAEGERVFAAEYILKSRVRKGRIEYLVKWKGWALKHSTWEPEENILDDRLITAFEQKEREQELYGPKKRGPKPKNFVLKARAQAGDRPRSSNTQRTPPRTTAKPPASSTSASAAPPQPSLSSSYNTAPTPRVHSLAAAHKLKKDIHRCHRMSRRPLPRPDPLGNPRGSTSSSRPPISPFSETVRILNRRVKPREVKRGRIILNLKVIDKSENSGVASRRTPQSFTGRAKIPSRNRIIGKKHGDMPYRPFQHPMKMLGFPMYGQPFGLNPCGSMSSMANEGSNTGVNQRGGGCCDSHSSASTQKFQYQPPPSPSSSSGSNNSPPSPQKQATQPEAPTKLDSAASTCSQDASQPHPKSSSAPFLPSSPSYSTSPSSSIEDEDQGSPNLAISRGGKRKLRHRTQ
- the cbx6a gene encoding chromobox protein homolog 6a isoform X2; this translates as MELSAEGERVFAAEYILKSRVRKGRIEYLVKWKGWALKHSTWEPEENILDDRLITAFEQKEREQELYGPKKRGPKPKNFVLKARAQAGDRPRSSNTQRTPPRTTAKPPASSTSASAAPPQPSLSSSYNTAPTPRVHSLAAAHKLKKDIHRCHRMSRRPLPRPDPLGNPRGSTSSSRPPISPFSETVRILNRRVKPREVKRGRIILNLKVIDKSENSGVASRRTPQSFTGRAKIPSRNRIIGKKHGDMPYRPFQHPMKMLGFPMYGQPFGLNPCGSMSSMANEGSNTGVNQRGGGCCDSHSSASTQKFQYQPPPSPSSSSGSNNSPPSPQKQATQPEAPTKLDSAASTCSQDASQPHPKSSSAPFLPSSPSYSTSPSSSIEDEDQGSPNLAISRGGKRKLRHRTQVGRASVCQ
- the cbx6a gene encoding chromobox protein homolog 6a isoform X1; its protein translation is MELSAEGERVFAAEYILKSRVRKGRIEYLVKWKGWALKHSTWEPEENILDDRLITAFEQKEREQELYGPKKRGPKPKNFVLKARAQAGDRPRSSNTQRTPPRTTAKPPASSTSASAAPPQPSLSSSYNTAPTPRVHSLAAAHKLKKDIHRCHRMSRRPLPRPDPLGNPRGSTSSSRPPISPFSETVRILNRRVKPREVKRGRIILNLKVIDKSENSGVASRRTPQSFTGRAKIPSRNRIIGKKHGDMPYRPFQHPMKMLGFPMYGQPFGLNPCGSMSSMANEGSNTGVNQRGGGCCDSHSSASTQKFQYQPPPSPSSSSGSNNSPPSPQKQATQPEAPTKLDSAASTCSQDASQPHPKSSSAPFLPSSPSYSTSPSSSIEDEDQGSPNLAISRGGKRKLRHRTQVGRASVCQVSDCTTTPLPEENRVPKEGDPDWHPEMAPSCANVVVTDVTTNLLTVTIKEFCQSGAEPSSPCQADKPPCPTTAAS